The genomic interval TTTTAGTCTGCAGAAGGTCACATAAGGGGCTTGTTAAAAACACAGGTTCCTGCAGGgaggggtggcacatgcctgtaatcccatcagcttgggaggctgaggcaggacgacagagagttcaaagccagccttagcaaaagtgagacactaagcaactcagtgagaccctgtctctaaataaaatacaaaatagggcgggggatgtggctcagtggttgagtgcccctgagttcaatccctggtaccactctcccaaacaaataaacaattaaataaaacagATTCCTAGGCATCGCCCTTGAGCTTCTGACTCCCTTTAGGATGGAATCCCTGAAACTGTGTTTTTGACACACTCCTAGGAGATTTTTGcacggcatggtttgatcagggtGGGGAAAGACTCTGACATTAGTGGATTAGAGGACATTAGGACCAATTGGGTTTCCTGACTATACTCTGGGTGGCGCTGTGCAGATGCTTCAGCTAAAGAGAAGACCCCCTCCACCCACAACCCAGGGCTCTTAAAAACTCATTTCTCAAGGTTGGCCCCACATGAAGATTGGGCTGTGGACCCAAGATCACTAACACCAGGAAATCATACCAGGCGATGTCTAGCAAGTATGAGGTTCTCATCCTAATTTCTCTGCCCAACTTGATTGGGGGACAAATATTTCAAAGACAAGATGCTATGTCAGGGTCTCCAGAGTGTCTCCTACTGCTCGCACCAAGCAGTGTCAGAGTATCAGGGTGTTCAGTTACTCCACTCATCTCTCTCCTCCTTGACTGTCATTTGTAATTACAGAAGTAATGCATGTTTTgcagatgatttaaaaaaaaacacaaacaaaaataatttttaaaagtcatctGAAATCACACCACCCACAGCTAACCACTGTTGACATTTAATGCATATCCTTAAAAGGATACTGTTTGGTAACCTGCTTTTTCTAACTTAACAATACAACAGGAACATTTTCCAGGGTAAGGAccacatttaaataatttttaaaaattgcatagtATTATAGTATTCCATTTACAGATGGAACATGGTTTATTTAACCAATTCCATATTGTGAGACATTAAAATCTGTTTCTTCCTTTTCCCTCTTTAAAAGTCTTTGACATTTACGGCCAACTCTGCCAAAAGCATTCTTACAATTACCCAGTTGCTCTTTTATGTGCTTGTTTGATAATTTTCTATAATACAAATTCCTAGAGGTAAAACTTCTGGATCAAAAACTGTATGGAGGGCCGTCGCTCGCCCTTCTCCGGAGCTGCAGCCACCGCCGCCATTTGCACGGGGACCCCAGTGACAGGGgctcgggggaggggcagagggagggggggagggcCCGCGGAGCCCCCGAGGGCGGGAACGACGCCGCCGGCGCCGTCCCGGCTCCCTGCGCGACCGCGCCGACAGCGGCGGGCCCcgagcagcagcagcggcagcagcagcgtcagcggcggcagcggcggcagcggcggcagcagcagcggcagccgAGGCCGGGCGTGCGCctgaggcggcggcggcggcagcggcggcccTGCGGGCGGCCAGGAGGGGCGGGGGCAGCGCCCGCCGCCGTTTGATGGATCCGAGGATCGCCTGGTTCCAGCCAGAGCAGCTCGGACCGTCCAACAGTCTGTGGATGCAGATCTGGGAGACGACCCAGGGGCTGAGGAACCTCTACTTCAACCACCACTGTCACAGCAGCGGCGGCgcgagcggcggcggcggcagcagcaCGGCCACCGGCGGGAGCGGCAGCAGCACCGGCAGCCCCAGCGGCGCGGCCCCGGCTCCGGCCCCGGCCGGCATGTACCGCTCCGGGGAGCGCCTGCTGGGCGGCCATGCGCTGCCCGCGGAGCAGCGGGACTTCCTGCCCCTAGAGacgaccaacaacaacaacaaccaccaccAGCCGGCGGCCTGGGCCCGCCGGGCTGCCGCGGGCCCCTCGGCGTCCTTGTCCCCCTCGGCGTCCTCGTCACCGCACCCCTCGGCCGCCGTCCCTGCCGCCGAGCCCGCGGACCCGGCCTCGGGCAGCAGCAACAAGAGGAAGCGCGACAACAAGGCCAGCACCTACGGACTCAACTACAGCCTGCTGCAGCCCAGTGGAGGGCGGGCCGCGGGGGGCGGCCGGGTGGACGGCAGCGGGGGCGTGTACAGCGGGACCCCGTGGAAGCGGAGGAACTACAACCAGGGAGTCGTGGGTCTGCATGAAGAGATCAGTGATTTTTATGAGTACATGTCTCCGAGGCCCGAGGAGGAGAAGATGCGGATGGAGGTGGTGAGCAGGATCCAGAGTGTGATCAAGGAGCTCTGGCCCAGCGCTACCGTCCAGATATTTGGAAGTTTTAAAACTGGCCTGTATTTACCTACTAGTGACATCGATTTTGTGGTGTTTGGGAAGTGGGAAAACCTACCCCTCTGGACCCTGGAGGAAGCCCTTCGGAAACACAAAGTTGCAGATGAGGATTCGGTGAAAGTTCTAGACAAAGCGACTGTGCCTATTATTAAATTAACAGATTCTTTTACTGAAGTGAAAGTTGATATCAGCTTTAATGTCCAGAATGGCGTGAGAGCAGCAGACCTCATCAAAGATTTTACCAAGAAATATCCTGTATTGCCATACTTGGTTTTAGTATTGAAACAATTCTTATTACAGAGGGACCTTAATGAAGTATTTACAGGTGGAATTGGTTCTTATAGTCTCTTTTTAATGGCAGTCAGTTTCCTTCAGTTACATCCCAGGGAAGATGCTTGCATCCCCAATACAAACTATGGTGTTCTCTTAATAGAATTTTTTGAATTATATGGACGACACTTCAATTATTTAAAGACTGGCATCCGGATAAAGGATGGTGGTTCATATGTGGCCAAAGATGAAGTACAGAAAAATATGCTGGATGGCTACCGGCCATCAATGCTTTATATTGAAGACCCTTTACAACCAGGTCCAGTGTCCTCCTCTTCTGCCACGCAGTCCAGCTCTAGTGACGTTGATTCTGATGCGACACCATGCAAAACCCCGAAACAGCTGCTTTGCCGGCCGTCTACTGGGAACCGAGTAGGGTCACAAGATGTGACCTTGGAGTCCTCTCAGGCAGTTTGGAAAATGCAGAGCACCCAAACCACTAACACATCCAACAGTACCAACAAATCCCAGCATGGATCAGCAAGGCTCTTCCGTTCTTCCAGCAAAGGCTTCCAAGGTACAACTCAAACAAGCCATGGTTCCTTGATGACAAACAAACAGCATCAAGGCAAATCCAGTAATCAGTATTACCATGGCAAAAAGAGGAAACACAAGAGGGACGCGCCCCTCTCAGACCTTTGTAGATAGTCGGCGCTGTGCGATGGACTGTCTTCTGTGTGCAATGATCTCATGCTCAGGACAGTTGCATAGGGACTCCTGGGAGACGCAGGAGCCTCACACTGTTCAGACATTGATTTAGCAACTGCGTTTTTCCCAGCTCGCCACGGAATGGATCATGAAGACTGACAactgcaaaaacaaaagcaagcaaaaaaggggaaaaaaaaaggctgCTTATTTGATAAGTCATATGCTACAACAGGGTCATTTTAAGATTTAAAGCTtgaatgtaaaataaatatatttctcaTTGGCTTTATGCAGAGTTATAGGGAATAGTATTCAGTGTGGGTAGGGTGATAGAAACAGAAAACAATGTCAGAGGATGGGTGGGAAGGCAAACAAAGTATCTTATAGGAAGTCCAGATTCCAAAGGGGAAAGTGATctgtgcatgttttttttttttaatatgtttgcatatatttaccattttattgtgtgtgtatatatagaagaccaTATAGGAAATTGATATTTGTAATAGTGGATTTGTTAATACTTTTTACATAACATTACTGTTTGAATTGTAAACAGATTTCTTCTCAGGATTAGTTTGAAGAATAATCTGAATTGTCATCTTGACATCCATATATAGGGACGTGATTAGTTCTATTACTCAGTTTGTTTTCCTCAGCATtgaaaatgacttaatagaacccTTGTGACCTGCTGCGAAATTTTTTCCTCTCTAAAGAAAAGGTTTATGGTGGCAaatgatgtttattttattttgtaaaaaaaaaaaaaaagaaaaagaaaagaaaaaaagaaaaaaaatgtactatGTACTTTTGTGTAAAAACACTGAAAAATCTCTAGTCATCTCTGAGAATTGCAACTGTTTTCTATAGTGCTG from Callospermophilus lateralis isolate mCalLat2 unplaced genomic scaffold, mCalLat2.hap1 Scaffold_378, whole genome shotgun sequence carries:
- the LOC143640628 gene encoding terminal nucleotidyltransferase 4B-like, producing MDPRIAWFQPEQLGPSNSLWMQIWETTQGLRNLYFNHHCHSSGGASGGGGSSTATGGSGSSTGSPSGAAPAPAPAGMYRSGERLLGGHALPAEQRDFLPLETTNNNNNHHQPAAWARRAAAGPSASLSPSASSSPHPSAAVPAAEPADPASGSSNKRKRDNKASTYGLNYSLLQPSGGRAAGGGRVDGSGGVYSGTPWKRRNYNQGVVGLHEEISDFYEYMSPRPEEEKMRMEVVSRIQSVIKELWPSATWENLPLWTLEEALRKHKVADEDSVKVLDKATVPIIKLTDSFTEVKVDISFNVQNGVRAADLIKDFTKKYPLHPREDACIPNTNYGVLLIEFFELYGRHFNYLKTGIRIKDGGSYVAKDEVQKNMLDGYRPSMLYIEDPLQPGPVSSSSATQSSSSDVDSDATPCKTPKQLLCRPSTGNRVGSQDVTLESSQAVWKMQSTQTTNTSNSTNKSQHGSARLFRSSSKGFQGTTQTSHGSLMTNKQHQGKSSNQYYHGKKRKHKRDAPLSDLCR